ttaaacTTCATAGATTGCTTCCCTTATCAAAAGGAAAAGGTTGCACTACAAATGAACAACCACATGTAATAATCAACCCTCTGCATGCTTCTATTTCTTGCAAATACTATTTACTGCCCAAAggaatgtttttacaaaaccacTTATAATAGACAAGCCTGTAttcaagatatttttttctcaaaacaacattttactgcaaaatgcaaaataaatcaacaattaCAGTTGAATAGCAAACAAGTATTACAAAATTTATCAACTCAATGTCATAATATTGAGAATTGGTTATAATATAAGAACTTTTTAGTGAacaatttgcatattttggggatttaatttgattgacatattttgatGGTCAGTCCAATCCATGAGACAGTATTAAATTGACCAgcatcatcattattagatAACATTACACCTTGTTATAAATCTTCACTGATTTGTTGTCTGCCACTGCAAGCTGCTGACCATCTGATGTCAATGAGATTCCCAATGGGTTGTACAGACCCTGAGCAATACAGCTGAGAAATCTACCCTGAGTGTCATACTGATGAAGATGACCAGTGCCTAACCCATTCAACACTGCAATGTAGATAGCTGAGCTGTCACAGCATACACCTCTGCAGGATTCAACTGGTTGACTATTGATCTTTGGATTGATGCTGAATAATAGAGTACCAGTGAGTTCAACAATGTCTACTTGTGGTTTCTCACAACCACTGACTACAACTCTGTCCTTGCTGTCAATGGCCAAGAAGTGAGGTTTGGTCTGAACTGAAACAGTGTCAATGAGTGAACCATCACTGGATCTGTGTTTAGTTATAACTGACCTCCTCACATCCCCGATAATGATTGATGTATCCTTCATGATTGCTACACTGTAGAGGTATACTGATGTCTTGCCCACTTTACTATGAGGCACTGTGTGGAATTCAAACATCTTGGTGCCATTCCTATTGTACATCTTGACAGAGTTGGTCCCATCTACAATCACTAACTGATTCTGGAATGCAGCAACAGCCAGAGGGTCtggaaaacaaaagaacaaatgGATAGGACCCAATATAATGAATGATGATTCATTTGTAAACCACAATGtaatttacattattttgatttttgtacaaatacaaagatttttttattttaatgtttcctGTGTTGTAAAAGCTCTTTGAAAGTTGCTTTCAATTCAACTGTATACAGTCTGACAGTAtaacaatgacaacaatttcTACTGATTGAAATTGTACTGAATTCattctttttaactttttaccTTTTTTCCCAGATTTTACCTAAATTGCATTTcttattgatatttattttaatcattttgtaTAAATTTCCTTTGTTGGTGTTGGATAGAGGAATGTCAATTATTGAGAATGACAGCAGCAGAGTGGATTTAGTGATCATGCAGCGGATGAATGTAGTCCTAGTCTACAAGGTACAGTGAAATAGCaagaaccattcaatttcatgacatacagtttgactaccatggaaacctTGCATTGATCACAACCAATGCTGTGatgtttaaacattttaatgGTTGACTTGAGTTGAGAACTGCAAACAATGTTTGGTAAATATTCTCAGATTTGTTTGTGGTATTGGATTGGAATAAATCCTTATTTTAATGGAATACTCTTCGACTGTCAACCTGAAAACTAATCACTCAAGAGTACTTTTTGCGAAGTTTTATCTGAGATTTACAACAATATACCTCTGACTAAAAGATTTGTAGGGAACTTACTTCTTGATAGTGGGATAGATTTCTTCTGGCGTCCCTTAGTGTTGTAGATTACCACTCTTCTATTCCTGCAGTCTGCCACTGCCATCTCATCCCCAGGTACAGAGGCATCAATGTCATAAGCCCCATTGATTCCTACATCATGCTCCAAACTAAGCTCCCACTTTGGCTCCTTCGTAGGCTCCTTCATAGGCTCCTTAATACTCAGGTTACCCAGGGAGATGTCACAAACCCCTGGATTGAATCCCAGAAGGTCAAGGGTCAAATCtatcttgggttgattttgATCTCCGAGTAATTTCAAGTCCTTACTGATTGTTGGATAGCTTGCAAGGAAGTCAGGCACTGATGAATTGGTGCTGACATCTTTGGCAGTCTGCAGTGAATGCTTTATTTGCTGTGAGTTTAGACTCACTGTTTGCTCAAATTCCTCCAATGTCTTGTTCCGATCTTTAAGaatagtttttatttcatcCATGATGCGACTCTCTTGAGCTGTTACCTCAGCCCTGATCTCATCCGCTCTGTTCTTCACCTCTGCCATGGTTCTCTTAGCTGCAATGTTGAGGTTGTCTTTCATTGTTGAGGCAGTTGCTTGAGATTGATCAAGGTTCTTCAGGGTTTCTTCAAGGGGAGGAAAGAGTTGAGCCAATGACTGTTTATATGTGGATGAGGCTTGGTCGCAGTCAATATACTCATGTTGTGGATTACGGTGATCTATGACAGTGCAATCTCTACAAATCATCACACCACATGTTGTACAGTAGAACCTCATCACTTCACCTTCATGAGTTTGGCATTCTGGATGACGCTTTGGTTTTGTCTTTTTCATTGCAATCTTTCCATCACTAATATCTTTCAAAGTCGCTACTGTATGGCTTGCCGATGCTGGAATTTGATTGTGTATTTCATTGCAGTTTGCACAGATGATCATGAGGCAGTCACAACAGAAATACGTTGCTTCATTTTTCTCTTTGCATAATTTACAGACCAACTTGCTGTTTGCAGATAAGCTGACCTGCTCCAGTTGACCTGCAAGACCCGTTAAAATGAAGTTACTCTTGAAATCTTCAACACCCGTCTCAGGAAGTTGTGTCTCCTTTCGACACAAAGGACAAGTAAGCATCTTTGCATCTTTGTAGTTGGTAGTGAGATATTGaagtaaacagtgtttacagaagctGTGAAGACAGTCTAGTAGTTTGGGTTCCGTGTACTCCTCGTGACAAATACTGCACTCCAGATAATCCTTTCGGATTTTCTCTAGAGCTGAACCTTGTGATGGTTTAGAATATGCCATTTtgatctgaataaaaaaaaccacaattaaCAAACTAATTaatcaaatattataaaccGCAAGGGAATCTGACTCGGTAAACTTGAAATAAaatgggttgaacaaaaaaaattggactaaagtgggactcgaaccagcGACCTTCGAAGTAGCATGCcaacgctctaccaactgagctatctagccaacATAGAGAGACATACAACACATGGCTtatagctcagtttgtagagcgccagcacataTTATCTGGAGGCCGTTGGTTCAAGTACCACTCTAGtaaaattgtctttgttcaaccccaaataaaaAGAATTAACATGTAATTTGCACAAACAGCTGTTGCTATTCTACATCAAAATGAACCATGCATCATACATTAAATGGAAATGTAATGAAACATTAACATTCTATGTGAACATGAAGATTTCTTTGATGTAGTATTTTTCAATCAGCTTTTAAGCAACCATTTAAGCATCAATTTTAagtcaattaccaataatttGTTACCAATGGGTGGGACTCTTTAGTTCAGCACTGAATATTGGGGATGCTAAATGACATAAAGAGAACTAGCGTAATCTGATTAAATAGTTGTTAACACCAAGGTTCAagtattttacaattttttgttacaaagcGGATCTGCTGCACTTTTCTTGCAAATActtatttttgtctcagttttagcataaaagtaatttttgtctcactgagattatttttgtgactttgttttactataatttctcaaaaactacacatcCTCAGTGAGCATAAAATGATGTACTGCACAATTTAAGTGGTCTTGGTAATAATATACAATCTTAGGCCTGTTTTAAATAAGCTGGCAAAGTATTTGAGCATAAATGAATCAGATTGTGATCTGTACTCACCTAAGCACTTAGTACTGTTGGAAAAGATGTCCAAGATACGTCTGCAATCTTGTCAGTGTCAGGATGTTCACTGAGTTTACACCAGTCTTATTTCCTGGTAGAACGCAGGATTACATGTATGTCGCAACAAATACAGTCACAAAAACACCTACGTAGCAAGTTTGTACTATGTACTGTGCAGGGTGTGTCCACAGTTACTGGATTAATACATATTACATGTACAGGTACAACTTTGGTAATGCAgcactgtacattgtgtatgttgaCAATGAACttcagtgtcaaaggtcatggagCTAGCGATACCG
This region of Asterias amurensis chromosome 22, ASM3211899v1 genomic DNA includes:
- the LOC139953587 gene encoding E3 ubiquitin-protein ligase TRIM33-like, whose product is MAYSKPSQGSALEKIRKDYLECSICHEEYTEPKLLDCLHSFCKHCLLQYLTTNYKDAKMLTCPLCRKETQLPETGVEDFKSNFILTGLAGQLEQVSLSANSKLVCKLCKEKNEATYFCCDCLMIICANCNEIHNQIPASASHTVATLKDISDGKIAMKKTKPKRHPECQTHEGEVMRFYCTTCGVMICRDCTVIDHRNPQHEYIDCDQASSTYKQSLAQLFPPLEETLKNLDQSQATASTMKDNLNIAAKRTMAEVKNRADEIRAEVTAQESRIMDEIKTILKDRNKTLEEFEQTVSLNSQQIKHSLQTAKDVSTNSSVPDFLASYPTISKDLKLLGDQNQPKIDLTLDLLGFNPGVCDISLGNLSIKEPMKEPTKEPKWELSLEHDVGINGAYDIDASVPGDEMAVADCRNRRVVIYNTKGRQKKSIPLSRNPLAVAAFQNQLVIVDGTNSVKMYNRNGTKMFEFHTVPHSKVGKTSVYLYSVAIMKDTSIIIGDVRRSVITKHRSSDGSLIDTVSVQTKPHFLAIDSKDRVVVSGCEKPQVDIVELTGTLLFSINPKINSQPVESCRGVCCDSSAIYIAVLNGLGTGHLHQYDTQGRFLSCIAQGLYNPLGISLTSDGQQLAVADNKSVKIYNKV